The following are from one region of the Syngnathus acus chromosome 19, fSynAcu1.2, whole genome shotgun sequence genome:
- the med1 gene encoding mediator of RNA polymerase II transcription subunit 1, translated as MSLLIVSAFCFEYYGIYGSRHGSLGRKREADTMAAVPGVVMQRSPATENSVPVPPAAGQLHGERVKTEEVTESEKQSRMAALLERLHAKHNASRPWQETSKVVRQAMEKRGMMNAAGHQLLLTCLETLQRALKVSSLPSMTDRLESIARQNLLGSHLSPSGTECYITSDMFYVEVQLDGAGQLVDVKVAHQGENPTSCPELIQHLRDKNFEEFSKHLKGLVDLYKLPGDNKLKTKMYIALQSLELDLTKMMHMFRLATNANAVETILHGSVGLLTARSGGHLVTLQCYVSPYDIFEEGTGVHVNLADANVPRSLGVSVSVSIEGTANTYKLPIAPLITGSHPVDNKGTPSFSTVTNSNCVDLPACFFLKMNQPMPFSQSFIHRLGNVTAIPVFESTPRMSALYQLIVQSQLQSPEDGGATLPPSHNMHFYSVLPDQQHCYFLNFDAPVQDGHCLQGALVSKIPFRHPAQVPLLLDIIRHQAAYNTLIGSCVKRTSIKEDSVGLLQFEVCPLTDSSFSVSFQHPVNESLVCVVMDVIDSRQVSCKLYKGLSDALICTDDFITKVVQRCMSIPVTMRAIRRKAETIQADTPALSLIAQTVETMVKNNPPPSGSPSYNMPGGDGTNPMGLLGLTGGSTPTGGGPPGGPNFTGPITSLFGMSCGERQGTECQAQVGQQQQAQQQQQQQQQLQQQGQSHTDDYSKVTQNPILTSLLQITGSVGSSPSSQNAPPPHQTPPPPTSSPASNTKNHPMLMNLLKDNPSQDFAALYGSSPLERQNSSSGSPRTDSMGAACPGGGVKGKKKRPRVPEKGGLLPGTPGAGGTAAGALGMKSQQPSSMSHHQHHAVTHEDDFHRELLSMDVDASQNSIFDVNLPGDGLDTPHSITPAPSQCGTPPSGPSMPYPPSHIQAQPPPGAAPPRMVRLSSSDSIGPDITEILSDLPEQTGKAGSGGQHPIGGGADEAGPLGTPIRDSSSSGQGSAVFDSADIFNANSNENPFTDAAELIAEAAATPTSDSSSNNFFPDAADFNPDLLNSGHGISQNCFEDSSPSADGDMDLVKGFGGSSQQNTPSGTPQNPTPHGQNTPEPSLKDPFDMGMFFGGNSGTGKPLLGQAPDLGDTHFGGSQSPLMMGLGPACVDFKSAESKVKQQSLMRQKDENGGGSGSSGSGMGSLSAEGKQVKRSRTPSSEGKSKEKQPKRKKLDPDGKSPSHSSGGRPYTPPSGGSGSGGSLSGGGSKSPGSSGCSQTPPGGATPPIPKITIQIPKGTITGGKTSSHSGYTSSSSALSGTGGTGATGNSKSHHSHSSSGKIKSKEGSMAQGNSSKSGSSAGISGGPSHSKGSSQGMGVGKPGSSPIAKHGLSGAGSGASGLGTGNKIKTQGGKPPGSLMNPNIKPNISPSHSRSTSSGEKLSSPMKIQQSQVPGTPPSSKAKSPMGSGAGSSGVSKSSSGGSSMSSQKPMSGTPSTSTSSSSSASSSSTSMSFSGGSQSQYSAGGGGSGGSSGGGGSGGACQNNANNPNAKGKSPSRNKKPSLTAVIDKLKSVGGVGEDGCEVGPPAGPPCPGAPSGSVAGNVPPPNMPPIKHSTSSQSGDYKRERPDKEGKAKVSVSSGPGGEKKLMDPKTGAVSGTGLAKIIISKPDGGSPSIKAKVTLQKGGGEGPGDSMRPQINSLKASPLFSGSTPKHDRSSPSHSRSPGHTPLNHDSESESGSSSVAEKSHQNSPSSDDDQTPRPLPAQQDYMSAVPLGSGEKHKKHKKEKKKRERERERDKEKKKSSMTGGPSSHPVKADGWSRSPISASESSLSMLASERPSRSSPIYMRNEDDDLMDSALTGNL; from the exons ATGTCACTGTTAATAGTGagcgctttttgttttgagtaTTACGGTATCTACGGAAGCCGTCACGGGTCGCTAGGGAGGAAGCGCGAAGCGGACACAATGGCGGCGGTGCCTGGTGTTGTCATGCAGCGCAGTCCTGCCACAGAAAATTCAGTCCCGGTTCCGCCGGCGGCGGGTCAGCTTCACGGAGAACGAGTGAAAACGGAAGAAGTGACGG aatCGGAGAAGCAGAGTCGCATGGCTGCCTTGCTGGAGAGGCTTCACGCCAAGCACAACGCGTCCCGCCCGTGGCAGGAGACCAGCAAGGTTGTGCGTCAGGCCATG GAAAAACGCGGGATGATGAACGCTGCCGGTCACCAGCTGCTGCTCACCTGTTTGGAAACCCTGCAGAGGGCGCTCAAAG TCTCATCTTTACCTTCTATGACAGATCGTCTTGAGTCCATAGCGAGACAAAACCT GCTGGGCTCCCACCTTAGCCCGTCCGGAACCGAGTGCTACATCACTTCGGATATGTTTTACGTGGAGGTGCAACTGGACGGCGCTGGCCAACTTGTGGATGTCAAAGTTGCCCATCAAGGAGAGAACCCCACG AGCTGCCCCGAGTTGATTCAACATCTAAG AGACAAGAACTTTGAGGAGTTTTCCAAGCATCTCAAGGGACTGGTCGACCTGTATAAGCTTCCCGGAGACAA TAAACTGAAAACCAAGATGTACATCGCCTTGCAGTCTCTGGAGCTGGATCTCACCAAGATGATGCACATGTTTCG GTTGGCAACCAACGCCAACGCCGTGGAGACGATCCTCCACGGCAGCGTGGGCCTGCTGACAGCCAGGAGCGGCGGTCATCTTGTCACCCTCCAGTGCTACGTGTCGCCTTATGACATATTCGAGGAGGGAACGGGCGTGCACGTCAACCTGGCGGACGCCAACG TGCCACGCTCACTGGGCGTTAGCGTTTCCGTCAGCATCGAGGGAACGGCCAACACCTACAAGCTCCCCATTGCGCCGCTCATCACTGGATCGCACCCGGTGGACAACAAGGG AACACCTTCCTTTTCCACTGTGACCAACTCCAACTGCGTGGACCTGCCCGcttgttttttcctcaagATGAATCAACCCATGCCATTCTCACAGTCCTTTATTCACAGACTGGGCAATGTTACAG CAATTCCTGTGTTTGAAAGCACCCCACGCATGTCTGCACTCTACCAGCTGATCGTCCAGAGCCAACTTCAGTCCCCGGAGGATGGGGGCGCCACTCTGCCGCCATCCCACAACATGCACTTCTACTCA GTGCTGCCAGACCAGCAGCACTGCTACTTTCTAAACTTCGACGCCCCGGTGCAGGATGGTCATTGCCTACAAGGTGCCCTGGTGAGCAAGATCCCCTTTCGTCACCCGGCTCAGGTGCCCCTCCTGTTGGACATCATTCGGCATCAGGCGGCCTACAACACTTTGATTGGCAGCTGTGTGAAGCGGACATCCATCAAAGAAG ACAGCGTCGGCCTGCTGCAGTTTGAGGTTTGCCCCCTGACAGACTCGAGCTTCAGCGTCTCTTTCCAGCATCCCGTCAATGAATCGTTAGTCTGCG TTGTGATGGATGTGATCGACTCCAGACAGGTGTCCTGCAAGCTTTATAAAGGGCTGTCTGACGCGCTCATCTGCACCGATGATTTCATTACCAAAGTGGTCCAGAG GTGTATGTCCATCCCTGTGACAATGCGGGCCATCCGGAGGAAAGCGGAGACCATCCAGGCAGACACTCCAGCCCTGTCTTTGATTGCGCAGACGGTGGAGACCATGGTGAAAAATAACCCGCCGCCATCCGGCAGTCCCAGCTACAACATGCCAGGCGGAGATGGCACGAACCCTATGGGGCTCCTGGGACTCACCGGCGGCAGCACACCCACCGGAGGTGGACCGCCCGGCGGCCCTAATTTTACCGGGCCCATCACCTCTTTGTTCGGGATGTCTTGCGGCGAAAGACAAGGAACTGAGTGCCAAGCTCAAGTTGGGCAACAACAGCAGgcgcagcaacagcagcaacaacaacagcagctgcagcagcagggTCAAAGCCATACAGATGACTACAGCAAAGTGACGCAGAATCCAATCCTGACCAGTCTTCTGCAGATAACGGGAAGCGTGGGTTCCAGTCCCAGCTCGCAGAACGCGCCGCCGCCTCACCAGACTCCTCCGCCTCCGACGTCGTCGCCTGCTAGCAACACCAAGAATCATCCCATGCTCATGAACTTGTTGAAAGACAACCCTTCGCAAGACTTTGCCGCCCTGTACGGTTCCAGTCCACTCGAGAGACAAAATTCATCCTCTGGGTCACCTCGTACCGACAGCATGGGGGCCGCTTGTCCCGGAGGAGGCGTGAAAGGCAAGAAGAAGCGCCCGCGAGTGCCAGAGAAGGGGGGCTTGTTGCCAGGGACTCCCGGTGCAGGGGGAACGGCCGCAGGTGCTTTGGGCATGAAATCTCAACAGCCGTCGTCCATGTCGCACCATCAGCACCACGCGGTCACGCACGAGGACGATTTCCATCGCGAGCTTCTGTCGATGGATGTCGACGCTTCTCAAAACTCCATCTTTGACGTCAATCTGCCGGGGGACGGCCTGGACACGCCCCACAGCATCACTCCGGCTCCGAGCCAATGCGGAACCCCGCCCTCCGGCCCCAGCATGCCTTATCCGCCATCTCATATCCAGGCTCAGCCACCGCCAGGCGCGGCGCCTCCCCGCATGGTGCGTCTCTCCAGCTCCGACAGCATCGGACCGGATATCACGGAAATTCTGTCAGATTTGCCTGAGCAAACTGGTAAAGCCGGCAGTGGAGGCCAGCATCCGATAGGTGGCGGCGCTGACGAAGCGGGCCCGCTGGGGACCCCCATTCGCGACTCCTCCAGTTCAGGACAAGGCAGCGCCGTGTTTGACTCGGCAGACATTTTCAACGCCAACAGCAACGAGAACCCTTTCACGGACGCTGCCGAGCTGATCGCCGAGGCCGCGGCCACACCCACCAGCGATTCGTCCTCCAATAACTTCTTCCCGGATGCGGCCGACTTCAACCCCGACCTGCTGAATTCCGGTCACGGCATCTCCCAGAACTGCTTTGAAGACAGTTCTCCGAGCGCCGACGGAGACATGGATTTGGTGAAGGGTTTCGGCGGTAGCAGTCAGCAGAACACACCGTCGGGTACGCCCCAGAATCCCACGCCGCACGGACAAAACACCCCGGAGCCCTCACTGAAAGACCCTTTTGATATGGGAATGTTTTTCGGGGGCAACAGCGGCACCGGCAAACCACTTCTCGGTCAAGCGCCGGATTTGGGAGACACTCATTTCGGAGGCTCCCAGAGCCCCCTCATGATGGGCTTGGGGCCGGCATGCGTCGATTTCAAAAGCGCAGAATCCAAAGTCAAGCAACAGAGCCTCATGCGCCAAAAGGACGAGAATGGTGGCGGCAGCGGAAGTAGCGGCTCCGGAATGGGAAGCCTTTCCGCTGAAGGCAAACAGGTGAAACGTAGCAGGACTCCCTCCAGCGAGGGCAAATCCAAAGAGAAGCAGCCCAAACGTAAAAAGCTGGACCCAGACGGGAAGTCGCCCTCCCACAGTTCAGGCGGACGGCCGTACACGCCACCCAGCGGCGGCTCTGGCTCCGGTGGCAGCTTGAGCGGAGGAGGCTCCAAGTCTCCGGGAAGTTCGGGATGTTCACAGACGCCACCTGGCGGCGCCACGCCTCCCATTCCCAAGATTACCATTCAGATCCCGAAGGGGACGATAACCGGTGGGAAAACCTCCTCCCATAGCGGCTACACGTCCAGCAGCTCAGCCTTGAGCGGCACTGGCGGAACCGGGGCCACGGGCAACAGCAAAAGCCACCATTCCCATTCTTCATCTGGGAAGATCAAATCCAAGGAAGGCTCCATGGCGCAAGGCAACAGCTCCAAGTCAGGGAGCAGTGCCGGGATCAGCGGGGGACCGTCCCATTCTAAGGGTTCTTCTCAGGGAATGGGGGTCGGTAAGCCGGGCTCGTCCCCAATCGCCAAACACGGGCTCTCTGGTGCAGGAAGCGGTGCGAGTGGACTGGGGACCGGTAACAAGATAAAAACTCAAGGCGGTAAGCCTCCTGGGTCGCTTATGAATCCCAACATCAAGCCCAACATCTCCCCTTCTCATTCCCGCTCCACCAGCTCTGGTGAAAAGCTGTCTTCGCCCATGAAAATCCAGCAGTCCCAGGTGCCGGGAACTCCACCTTCCTCGAAGGCCAAATCCCCAATGGGCTCGGGAGCCGGCAGCTCCGGGGTTTCCAAGTCTTCCTCTGGGGGGAGCAGTATGAGCTCCCAAAAGCCAATGAGCGGGACGCCCTCAACTTCCACATCCTCATCCTCTAgcgcctcctcttcttccactTCCATGAGCTTCTCTGGAGGCTCCCAGTCCCAGTATAGTGCAGGGGGTGGTGGAAGTGGCGGGAGCAGCGGAGGCGGCGGCAGTGGGGGAGCATGCCAGAACAACGCCAACAACCCAAACGCTAAAGGCAAGTCTCCTAGTCGAAACAAGAAACCATCCCTCACGGCGGTCATTGACAAACTGAAGAGCGTGGGCGGAGTGGGGGAAGACGGTTGTGAAGTCGGACCGCCCGCGGGCCCGCCTTGTCCCGGGGCCCCGAGCGGCAGCGTTGCTGGAAATGTGCCCCCTCCAAACATGCCTCCCATCAAGCACTCCACATCCTCCCAAAGTGGAGACTACAAGCGGGAGAGGCCTGATAAAGAAGGGAAGGCTAAAGTGTCCGTTTCGAGCGGCCCCGGCGGGGAGAAAAAGTTGATGGACCCCAAAACAGGAGCGGTGAGCGGGACCGGCCTGGCCAAGATCATCATCAGCAAACCCGACGGAGGCTCGCCCAGCATCAAGGCGAAAGTCACGTTGCAGAAAGGCGGCGGCGAAGGCCCCGGCGACTCCATGCGGCCGCAGATCAACAGCCTGAAAGCCTCGCCCCTGTTCAGCGGCTCCACGCCCAAGCACGACCGCTCATCCCCGAGCCACAGCCGCTCGCCCGGCCACACGCCGCTCAACCACGACAGCGAGAGCGAGTCGGGCAGCAGCTCAGTGGCCGAGAAGTCCCATCAGAACAGCCCAAGCTCTGACGACGACCAGACGCCGAGACCGCTCCCCGCCCAACAGGACTACATGAGCGCTGTCCCGCTGGGCTCCGGCGAGAAGCacaagaaacacaaaaaggagaagaaaaagcgGGAACGCGAAAGGGAACGGgacaaggagaagaagaagtcaTCTATGACAGGCGGCCCGTCGTCGCACCCCGTAAAGGCAGACGGCTGGTCCCGCTCGCCCATCTCGGCCTCAGAGTCCTCTTTGTCCATGCTCGCCTCTGAGCGGCCCTCGCGCTCCAGTCCCATCTACATGAGGAACGAAGATGACGACCTCATGGACTCGGCGCTCACTGGCAACCTTTAA
- the LOC119138347 gene encoding gamma-crystallin M2-like produces the protein MGKIIFYEGRDFQGPQWECGGDCADTLRHLGRCNSIRSSGGHWVLYEKANFAGYQYVLGPGDYPDFGSWMGFNDRIRSCQMFPPYRGSYKLKLFSRPDLSGQATEVTDDCPDVASRLRLSDVYSCDVAEGFWVMYEHPNYRGRQFVLRPGEYRACGDWGSQQPAVGSLRRIKTLKANE, from the exons ATGGGCAAG ATCATCTTCTACGAAGGCCGTGACTTTCAGGGCCCGCAGTGGGAGTGCGGCGGCGACTGCGCCGACACCTTGCGCCACTTGGGCCGCTGCAACTCCATCCGGTCCAGCGGCGGTCACTGGGTGCTCTACGAGAAGGCCAACTTTGCCGGCTACCAGTACGTCCTGGGCCCCGGCGACTACCCCGACTTTGGCAGCTGGATGGGCTTCAACGACCGCATCCGTTCCTGCCAGATGTTCCCGCCG TACAGGGGCTCGTACAAGTTGAAGCTGTTCTCCCGTCCCGACCTGTCGGGCCAAGCCACGGAGGTGACGGACGACTGCCCCGACGTGGCCTCGCGCTTGCGCCTGAGCGACGTCTACTCGTGCGACGTGGCCGAAGGCTTCTGGGTCATGTACGAGCACCCCAACTACAGGGGGCGCCAGTTCGTCCTGCGCCCCGGCGAGTACCGGGCCTGCGGCGACTGGGGCAGCCAGCAGCCGGCGGTGGGCTCGCTGCGTCGGATCAAAACCCTCAAGGCCAACGAGTAA
- the LOC119138323 gene encoding phenylethanolamine N-methyltransferase-like produces MEQKENDTAAMAARYQRFDPAAYLQYNYTPPRADFDREDSIVPWKLARLHRAFAEGDIGGELLVDVGSGPTLYQVLSGCEVFDEVVLTDFLESNREELRRWLRDEKGCSMDWTPYLQHVCKLEGRRASAWTEKAAKLRRAISDILPIDVHRPQPLDPRRFPPAKADCLVSCFCLESVSPDLTAFTRALGHIGTLLRPGGHLLLIGALGESFYMGGPGLKIPVVPLGEAEVCASLKETGYTLIRLEVYTLPQDMRVGVDDVTGVFFAKAKKD; encoded by the exons ATGGAGCAAAAGGAAAACGACACTGCCGCCATGGCTGCCCGCTACCAACGCTTTGACCCGGCGGCGTATCTGCAGTACAACTACACTCCACCGCGAGCCGACTTTGACAGAGAGGACAGCATCGTGCCGTGGAAATTGGCCCGGCTACACCGAGCCTTCGCCGAAG GCGACATCGGCGGCGAGCTGCTGGTGGACGTGGGCTCCGGGCCGACCCTCTACCAAGTCCTGAGCGGCTGTGAGGTCTTCGACGAGGTGGTCCTGACTGACTTCCTGGAGTCCAACCGGGAGGAGCTGCGGCGCTGGCTGCGAGACGAGAAGGGCTGCAGCATGGACTGGACGCCGTACCTGCAGCACGTTTGCAAGCTGGAGGGCCGACG GGCCTCGGCGTGGACAGAGAAGGCGGCCAAGCTCCGCCGGGCCATCAGCGACATCCTCCCCATCGACGTGCACCGTCCGCAGCCTCTGGACCCCCGCAGGTTCCCCCCCGCCAAGGCCGACTGCCTGGTGTCCTGCTTCTGCCTGGAGAGCGTCAGTCCCGACCTGACCGCCTTTACCCGGGCCCTGGGCCACATCGGCACGCTGCTGCGGCCCGGGGGCCACCTCCTGCTCATCGGGGCCCTTGGGGAAAGCTTCTACATGGGGGGGCCCGGCCTGAAGATCCCCGTGGTGCCGCTGGGCGAGGCGGAGGTGTGCGCCAGTCTGAAGGAGACGGGCTACACCCTGATCCGGCTGGAGGTTTACACGCTGCCTCAGGACATGCGAGTGGGGGTGGATGATGTGACGGGGGTGTTTTTTGCAAAGGCAAAGAAGGATTAA
- the LOC119138348 gene encoding gamma-crystallin S-1-like: MSKIIFFEDRNFQGRHFECSGDCPEMQNHFSRCNSIRVENGCWVAYEKPNYAGYQYVLHKGDYPDYQRWAGFNDCIRSCRLVPPYNGSYRMKIFERSDFGGQNLELMEDCPDLNERFHTRDISSVNVMEGYWMLHEHPNYRGRQYFLRPGEYRRHSEWGGASPTVGSLRRVTQLD; the protein is encoded by the exons ATGAGCAAG ATCATCTTCTTTGAGGATCGCAACTTCCAGGGCCGCCACTTTGAGTGCAGCGGCGACTGCCCCGAGATGCAAAACCACTTCAGCCGCTGCAACTCCATCCGTGTTGAGAACGGCTGCTGGGTGGCTTACGAGAAGCCCAACTACGCCGGCTACCAGTACGTGCTCCACAAGGGCGACTACCCCGACTACCAGCGCTGGGCCGGATTCAACGACTGCATCCGTTCCTGCCGCCTGGTGCCGCCC TACAACGGCAGCTACCGGATGAAGATCTTTGAGCGCTCGGATTTCGGCGGGCAGAACCTGGAGCTGATGGAAGACTGCCCCGACCTGAACGAGCGCTTCCACACGCGCGATATCTCCTCGGTCAACGTGATGGAGGGCTACTGGATGCTGCACGAGCACCCCAACTACAGGGGACGCCAGTACTTCCTGCGCCCCGGCGAGTACCGCCGACACAGCGAGTGGGGCGGCGCCAGCCCCACCGTGGGCTCGCTCAGACGCGTCACCCAGCTCGACTGA
- the LOC119138352 gene encoding protein phosphatase 1 regulatory subunit 1B-like, with the protein MMEPLLPAGINMTAEREPEDSDAKRKIQFSVPSAVPLQLDPRQVELIRRRRPTPATLFRLTDPLSPEDDPGSHQCLGGENGVLKSKTSDKTPSTYEPPSLKAMQRLALVHLSSTSSVDRDDTSSGDENDEGTLSDSDASVQNKARRDRSPSPDASRATEEADE; encoded by the exons ATGATGGAGCCCCTTCTACCTGCAGGGATCAACATGACTGCGGAGCGAGAGCCGGAGGACAGCGATGCTAAGAGGAAGATCCAGTTCTCGGTGCCTTCGGCGGTGCCCCTCCAGCTGGACCCGCGACAAGTGGAACTG ATTCGACGTCGAAGGCCAACGCCCGCCACCCTCTTCCGACTGACGGACCCGCTATCGCCGGAAGACGACCCCGGGTCTCACCAG TGTCTCGGAGGAGAAAACGGAGTCCTGAAATCCAAAACGTCTGACAAAACGCCAAGCACCTACGAGCCACCTTCCCTCAAAG CCATGCAGAGGCTGGCCCTAGTGCACCTGTCTTCCACGAGCTCCGTGGACCGGGACGACACGTCTTCTGGAGATGAAAATGACGAGGGCACGCTGTCGGATTCGG ACGCTAGCGTGCAAAACAAAGCGCGGCGGGATCGGTCACCTTCGCCGGATGCGTCGCGAGCCACGGAGGAGGCCGACGAGTGA
- the LOC119138299 gene encoding neurogenic differentiation factor 2-like, whose amino-acid sequence MLSRLFSEVLPDVQRLAADWADNPDGGLGKVKNEQEGHLGAEDELDEARCGGSSSRAESEMADEEEEDEEEGDEDDDDDESGVHEGTGDKGNKKRGPKKRKTGAVRHERSKVRRVKANARERTRMHDLNSALDNLRKVVPCYSKTQKLSKIETLRLAKNYILALGEILRNGKRPDVVSYVQMLCKGLSQPTTNLVAGCLQLNTRNFLTEPDATRFHMPGSPFSLHPYSSSPSSSYRCRLASPNCQAPGGGPLNLRGHSYAPGYEAAYAPGGASPDYLSPDYEGQHSPPGCLMGVGVSMGAPGKQQELDAERNYHYSSMHYSRAGRGLTFGPSGTRGGGGAHSENIPPFHEGHHERPAGPYEDISAFFHN is encoded by the coding sequence ATGTTAAGCCGTCTCTTCAGTGAGGTTCTACCGGACGTCCAGAGGTTGGCGGCGGACTGGGCCGACAACCCGGACGGCGGGTTGGGCAAGGTGAAGAACGAGCAGGAAGGGCACCTCGGCGCGGAGGACGAGCTGGACGAGGCGCGCTGCGGGGGCAGCAGTAGCCGAGCCGAGTCCGAAATGgcagatgaggaggaggaggacgaggaggaaggggacgaagatgatgatgacgatgagaGCGGTGTCCACGAAGGCACCGGGGATAAAGGCAACAAAAAACGCGGTCCGAAGAAGCGCAAGACGGGTGCGGTCCGCCACGAGCGCTCCAAAGTGCGGCGGGTGAAGGCCAACGCCCGGGAGCGCACGCGTATGCACGACCTCAACTCGGCGCTGGACAACCTGCGCAAGGTGGTACCGTGCTACTCCAAGACGCAGAAGTTGTCCAAAATCGAGACGCTGCGCCTGGCCAAGAACTACATCCTGGCGCTGGGCGAGATTTTGCGCAACGGCAAGCGTCCCGACGTGGTCAGCTACGTGCAGATGTTGTGCAAGGGCCTCTCGCAGCCCACCACTAACCTGGTGGCCGGCTGCCTGCAGCTCAACACGCGCAACTTCCTCACCGAACCGGATGCGACGCGCTTCCACATGCCCGGCTCGCCCTTCTCCTTGCATCCGTACTCGTCTTCGCCGTCGTCGTCGTACCGGTGTCGCCTCGCCAGCCCCAACTGCCAAGCTCCGGGCGGGGGCCCCCTGAACCTACGCGGGCACTCGTACGCCCCCGGCTATGAGGCCGCGTACGCTCCGGGCGGGGCCTCCCCGGACTACCTGAGCCCGGACTACGAGGGCCAGCACAGCCCGCCGGGGTGCTTGATGGGCGTGGGCGTCAGCATGGGTGCGCCCGGCAAGCAGCAGGAGCTTGACGCCGAGCGGAACTATCACTACTCGTCTATGCATTACTCCCGAGCCGGACGCGGTTTGACGTTTGGCCCTTCGGGAACccgcggcggtggcggcgcgCACTCCGAGAACATCCCGCCCTTCCACGAGGGCCACCACGAGCGCCCGGCGGGCCCCTACGAAGACATCAGCGCCTTTTTCCATAACTGA